The genomic segment GAGATGATAAATCCGTATCTATTGCGGCGGCATCTATTTTAGCCAAAGTCCATCGTGATCAGCTTATGAGAAAATTGCACGATGAGTATCCCTGCTTTGGATGGAAAACAAATGTGGGCTACCCGACCAAAGAACATTTTGAGGGGTTAAAAAACCATGGTTATACCAGGCACCACAGGCGGAGTTTTAAGTTAAGAACTGAGAAGATATATCAGGAGTCGAAAAGTTGACGATAACTACATTTACTACCTGTAGATACTGAACGATCGTTTATTTGCATCCAGATTCAGACAAATTGCCAACATGATGGAATTGGTCAGAAATGCAGATCCTCCATAGCTCATAAAGGGCAATGGAATTCCAATGATTGGCAGCAGAGCCGTAGCACTCCCGATATTGATGATAAAGTGTGCGAAAAAAAGGAATGTTACACTTACAATAACTAACTGCGCAAATGGATGTTTATGATTTATTGCCATCGAAAGCATTTTCAATAACAGGAGACTGAACAAGACTATAACAATCGATGCACCTATAAAACCAAACTCTTCGCCTATAACACAGAAGATAAAATCGGTCCACTGTTCAGGCAAAAATCGAAGCTGAGTTTGGGTTCCCTCCAGAAATCCTTTGCCATAAAGTCCGCCCGATCCGATCGCTGTTTTTGCCTGTAAAACGTTCCATCCTGCCCCGAGGGGATCAAGGGTTGGATTGGCAAAAGACTCAATCCTGGCCCTTTGATGAGGCTGAAGAACTTGTTCTAAAGCAACTTCTGTTCCGATAACAATTAAAATACCCATTGCAAGAGAGGTAAATGTGAGCCAGTTTCTTCGCTGTAAAAGAAAAATTCCTATAGTCACTATTCCAACCATAATGGCTCCCCACATCCAATCTAATATGGTAAAGTAGCCGATAAGTGCAGGTGCAATCATTAAAAGAGAAATGCCGTGAGGCAGACCCGACCAGAATAGAACGACAGGTAGAATAGCCAGGTACACGATCGCTATTCCAGCTTCGTTCTGTAGTAGTAGGAGAATAACCGGGAGCAAGAAGAAACCTACTGTTGTAAGTGCAGTTTTTAAATTTTCAGCAGAAATGTCCCGGCGGCTGGTCAGATAGTTTGCAGCTGCAAGAATGGTAGCAATTTTTGTGATTTCACCTACTTGCAAATTAAACGATCCGATTCGAAGCCAGCTCCTGGACCCGCTTACTTCAACTCCGAAAAAGAGTGTTATGATCATTAAAAAAATACAAAAGGCATAAAACAGGTATGCTCCTCCCTGGAAGGTTCGGGGTGAAACGAACTGTATGCCAATTAACACTACAATGGATAATCCTATCCAAATTGCCTGCTTAAAGAAATTGTTTTGAATGTATTCCGGTAAAAATTGTGATACGGGACCCTGAGTTGCGCTATAAATAGCGGCTAATCCAATCGAAAAAATACCCACCCAAATAGCAATTACCGACCAACTAAACTCTTTTGAATTAAACATCAGTTGGCCTCCGCAGTTTGAGTGTCTTTTGATTTAAAGTCCATCACATAATCAACCACTCGCTGCCGGTTAAGCTCCCGGGTTAAATATTTTTCAATGATGAGCGAAGCTATAGGTGCGGCAGAAATAGAGCCATATCCCGCATTTTCAATCAAAACAGCCACTGCTATTTGAGGGTTATCCATCGGTGCGAAGGCAATAAACCAGCCATGATCCTCTCCATATGGATTCTGAGAGGTGCCTGTTTTACCCGCAACTTCAATATCGGGTAAATTTGCGTAATATCGTCCGCCACCGGTGCTAACCACGCCTCTCATACCCTTTTTTACAACTTCAAGCTGATTGGGCTTCAGCCATTCAATCTTTTCAAATACCGGATTTGTGTACTGAAACTCACCATTCTGATCTTTGATGGCGCTGACAATATGTGGCTGAACTCGATATCCGCCGTTAGCTATTGTAGATGCAGCTACCGCCATTTGAAGGGGAGAGGCAGAGACCATTCCCTGTCCAATTCCAAGACTCATCAGGTCACCAACGCCCCAGTACCGGTCACCGAATCGTTCATTCATATAGGTGCTGTCCGGTATAATCCCCGAAACTTCGAATGGCAAATCGATATTATTTTTAGGTCCGATTCCGAAATCCTTAATCAATTCCGACCAACTGTTCAGCATACCCCGTCCGGCAATTCTATCCATCATCCAAAAGAAAAAAGTGTTACTTGAATACGTGATCGCTTTTTCGAGATTGTAATTGCCCGGATCAGCCAGATCACCATATCGTCTGCCCCGGGTATAATATCCCGGATTATAGATTTCAGTTTGTGGAGTGATCAGCCCAAGTTCCATGCCAACTAATCCCATAAATGGTTTAAAAGTTGAGCCTGGCGGCTGTCGGGATGAGATTGCCCGATTATAAAGCGGGGTATGCGGATGCGCATTAATCTTTTGCCAATATTCAGAATCCATGCGGCCCGCCAGTTTCGATAAATCATATTGAGGAGTGCTGACCATGCTTAAAACGCCGCCCGTTTGCGGGTCGATTGCCACGATACCGCCGCGTTTATTCACCATCAGTTCTTCAGAAAGTAGCTGTAGTTCGGCATCCAGTGATGTGATAAGATCAGATCCTTTTTGAGGAGGAATATCCAGCATGCCCTCTTCGTAAGATCCGAGTTCCTGTCCGAATGCATTAACGCGTATATATTCAGTGCCTGCCTCACCACGCAGATAATTATCGTAGATCATTTCAAGGCCACTTTTACCGATTTTATCTCCCAACAAGATATTGTCAGACGCCAGGTACTCCTCACGAGTGGCTTCTCGCAGGTAGCCCATAACATGAGATGCTTTTACATCGGTGGGATAATGACGTTTACTTTCAATCTGGTGGCCTATGCCCGGAAGCCGCCAGAGATTTTCCTGGATGGCAGAAAATGTATCAAAAGATACCTCGGTAAAAAGTCTTGATGTTCGATGCCAGGAGTATTGCTGGGCTTTGGTAATTCGTTCTTCAACCAACTCCTCTTCAACCTGCAACAGTTTTGCTAAAAGCGGAATTTTTTGTTCATCAAATCTCGAAGGTGTAATAGTTATGGAATAGATAGGTTGATTTTCAACGAGAATCGTACCGTTTTTATCATAGATTAAACCACGGGCCGGGTTTACGACTTCCATCCTCAGAGAATTCTGCATGCTGAGCGGTGTATACGTTTCATACTCAATAATCTGAAGCTGAAATATTCGCCCCAGGAGAATGAGCAGACTGATAATAAGAACAGCGCGAAGAACTCTGCCCGAAGTGCGAACCCGATCTGCTTGTTTGTGCATGGACATAACTACATCAACTTATAAATCATCTCTTACGAGATAGAGGAAACTTCCCAGGGTTGCAGTAAAAACCGAACTTACCAGCAAGAAACTCCATAAAACGCCTGTGGTTGAGTAAAGCCCCGAAAACAGGCTGACACCGTAAAAAATCAGATTGTGAATAATGGCTGAGGTCAAAATCAAAAGAAATACCTGCCAAAAGATAAACCCGCTCTTTGAAATACGATTGAGGTATCCGTGTAGTATAAAAACCAGTAATGTTTTTGAAAACATATGAATCCCCCATAAATCGGTAAGTGCATCCTGCAAAAATCCCAATAAGGCGGCAAATAAGAGAGCATTTGTTTTAGGTTTTTTTGCGCATATCCACAAGATAAAAATCAGTACCAGGTCGGCTTCGGAGCCAAATATTTCGAAATGCCGCAGTAAAACCGTTTGAATACCAACAATTCCAAGTCCGATTAAAATCAACCGTACGTTTTGGGATAATATCAAAACAGATCCTCCTGTGCTTCATTGAGGTTCTGAATGGTGGTATCGGGTTCAAATTCAATGATAAACGCTTCTGCCACCCTCGAAAGGTCGGCAAATGCTTCAAGATATATCGTTTGAGTTTCAATACCTGAACCCGATTCGGTTTTAGTTACCCTTCCGATGGGAATACCTGATGGAAACTGATTGCTGTATCCCGAGGTGTAGACGGTCTGCCCCGTATCTACTTGAACGGTTTCCGGGATAAATCTCAAGAGTAACTCACGGGTTGATCTTGCCGGCCAGGATACAATTCCGTAGGCCCGGTTTTCTTCAATTTGAGCACTGACCCGAAACATGGAGTTGGAATAGGGTAACACTTGCGAGTAATCTTTTGACACAATGATCACCTGTCCGATCAAACCGTCTGAATTTATCACCGGCATTCCAACCTTAACGCCTTCATCCGTACCGGCACTGACTGTGATTGAACTGTTAATACTTATCAAATCCTTGGCAACTACACGTACTGGAATTAGCGGGAGATCACTTTCCTCCCGCAGATTCAAGAGATCTCTCAAAACCCGATTTTGTTCTTCAACTGACCGTAATCTATTCAGTTCATCCTGCAGTAGAATATTTTGCCTGTGCAGATATGTATTTGTGGATATGGCTTGTCTGTAAATCCGAAAATTGGAAAGCGGTTGTTCAAGATAGCTGAGGACGGTGATGGAGGCTTTACGAAGATTTTGGAGACCTCCTTCATGGCGGTTTACCATCAGGGTGATGGCGAGCAGCAGGATTACTGCTGTAATGATGTAATCTTTAACATCCGCTAATTGTCGCATTCACATGTATGGAGAGTTTTACGTAATTACAGTTCTGTAAAAATCGAGATCTTCGAGAATTTCCCCGGTTCCTCGTACAACGGCGGTGAGTGGATCCTCAGCAATATGTACGGGGAGATCTGTTGTCTCCATAATTAATTTGTCGAGATTCTTCAGCAGGGCACCCCCGCCGGTGAGCATAATCCCACGATCCAGTATATCAGCAGATAGTTCGGGAGGTGTTTGCTCAAGTGATTTAGTTATGGATTCAACAATGGTATTTACAGATTCTGAAATTGCTTCTCTTACATCTTTTGAAGTTACCTGGCGGGTTCTGGGAACACCGTTTACAAGATCACGTCCTTTGGTAATCATCTCAAGTTCTTCATCTAAAGGAGCGGCTGAGCCAATCTCACACTTAATTTTTTCGGAGGTACGCTCTCCTATCAATAAATTATGATTTCTTCGAAAATAGTTAACAATATCATCGTTCAGTTCATCACCCCCAAGCCGAACCGACTGAGCATGTACAATTCCGGATAATGCAATAACTGCAATTTCTGTAGTTCCACCACCGATATCCACAATCATATTACCAACCGGTTCGTGAACATCTAACCCAATTCCTATTGCCGCTGCCATCGGTTCATCCACAAGATAAACCTCTTTAGCCCCAGCATGTTCGGCACTGTCTCGTACAGCACGGCGTTCCACCTCGGTAATACCGCTTGGTACACAAACAACCATTTGTCGTGTAGTGGAATACCATTTCATCTTTACTTTCTGAATCATGTCGCGGATCAGTTGCTCGGCTACCTCAAAATCCGCAATAACACCGTCTCTGAGAGGACGCACAGTTCTGATATTACCATGCGTTTTTTCATGCATAAGGCGGGCTTCGTGTCCCGTTGCAACCGGTTCATTTCTGTTATTCAGAGCTACGATAGAGGGTTCGTTCAGAACTATACCTTGCCCTCTTGCATAAACAAGTGTATTGGCTGTGCCGAGGTCAATTGCAATATCGGTATAAAGAAAATCGAAGAGCCCGTTTTTCTTTTGTCCTTTTTTACTTCGGGGTTTAGATTTTCTGTAAGTCTTCGACATTTGGCTGGTTTCCATTGCAAAATTTTGAATTCAGGGCATCACAAAAATACATTTTTAGCGATGCAGTTGCGAACATTTGTTTTAGAAAATAATCGATTTTTTTAGTGTTTAAAATGCCGTATTCCGGTAAATACCATCGTCATCTTGTACTTATTTGCAGCCTCGATTACTTCCTGATCTCTTACACTTCCGCCGGGCTGAATAACGGCTGTAGCCCCCGATTGTGCTGCGGCAATCACACCATCAGCAAATGGGAAAAACGCATCGGATGCAATTGCACTTCCTTTCAGAGAAAGATCCTCATTCATCGCCTTTCGAACGGCAATTACAGAGCTTTCAACACGGCTGGTCTGCCCGGTTCCGATACCGCATGTAGACTGATCTTTTGTATACACAATAGCGTTCGATTTTACGTGCTTCACAACTTTCCATCCAAAAAGCATGTCAGATAGTTCTTTGTCCGTTGGTTTCCGGTCGGTAACCACTTGCAGATCATCGGCGGTGATTATTTTATTGTCGAACTGTTGATAAAGTGCACCACCTACAATAGATCGCGCTGAGTACTCATTATTGTGGTCTGGAAAATTTAAAATTTTAATCAGTCGGCGATTTTTTTTCTGTTTTAGAAACTCGATAACACCGTCTTCATATTCAGGAGCCAGTATAATTTCTGTAAAAATAGAATCGATTGATGTAGCTGTTTCCATATCCAGAGGGCGGTTTGTAATTACAATTCCGCCAAATGGAGAAACGGTATCCGTAGCAAAAGCTCGTTTATACGCTTCGTTTAAATTCGATTTTGTAGAAATTCCACAAGGCACTGTATGCTTGAATATTGCCACTGTGGGATCTTCATCTTTAAAATCGCCCATGGTTCGCAGCGCACTGTCTATATCAAGATAGTTGTTGTAGCTAAGCTCTTTTCCATGGAAGCAATCGATGAACTGATCCTGCTTTCCATATACAGACGCTTTTTGATGTGGATTTTCACCATACCGAAGTACGGCGTGTTTTGGCAGCGAAATGTTGAGCTGCTCCGGTAGTTCCTGATCGTCCAGATTGTTGAAATATTGACTGATAGCTGCATCATAATCAGCAGTATGCTCAAATGCTTTTCTTGCAAATCTCAAGCGGGAGGCATAACTAATTTTATTATCTGAATGTAACTCGTCCTGGAATTCGATGTATTGAGAAGGATCCGTTAAAATACAGACATGAGCAAAGTTTTTAGCTGCAGCACGAACCATTGTGGGTCCGCCGATATCGATATTTTCAGTTGCAGTAGCTGCATTTATATCCACATTTTTTACAACATCTTTGAACGGGTACAGATTTACAACCACAAGTTCAAAAGGTGAAATCTCCAGTTCTTCAATTTCATCGATATCGGGCTGATAACTTGTTCGTGCCAGGATTCCGCCGTGAATTTTTGGATGCAGGGTTTTTACCCGGCCATCAAGGCATTCTGCGAATCCTGTGATTTCGCTCACATCCGTTACAGGAATTTCTGCTTTACGAATTGCTTTGGCTGTTCCGCCCGTACTTACAATTTCTACACCGGCACTGTGAAGTATTTCGGCCAGTTCGGTAATGCCTGTTTTATCTGATACGGAAAGTAAAGCACGTTTTATTTTGAGAGGATTTTGAGGTAGAGAAGAGAGAGGTTTAAGAGACACTGTTCGGTTAAGTTATGATTGGTTGATTAATTTTTTTATGACTGATGGCAGCAGTTTATGTTCCGCTTTTAAAACTCGTTTTGCTAAAATTTCAGGTGTGTCGTTTGCATGAACCGGAACTTTTTTTTGGCTGATGATTGGACCTTTGTCGTACTCTTCATTTACAAAATGAACTGTACAACCGGTTTCTTTATCACCGGATTCCAGCACGGCTTTGTGAACATTCAGCCCGTAAAAGCCTTTTCCTCCAAATTTTGGAAGAAGTGCCGGGTGAATGTTAATAATTTTGTTCTGAAATTTTTTGATAACCGAATCCGGGATTTTTTTCAAAAAACCAGCGAGAACTATCAGGTCCGGGTTCCAGTCAGATAATTGTTTTTTAAGTTTAGAGGTAAATGATTCATCATCTTTATCCTCAATGACACAAACTGGTATGTCGAAGTTTTCGGCACGTTCTATCGCTTTTATTCCAGACTTATTGACAATGAGTCCGACAATTTTCGCACGTATTTCTCCCGAATCAATTTTATCAATGATAGCCTGCATATTTGTGCCCGATCCGGACGCAAAAATCACCAGTTTTTTCACAAAATCGGTTAAATGTTCTATATAATTGCTGACGCGGTAAAGATAAAGAATATCAGGCGGATTATTAGGACCTATTTAAAGCTTTTTTATAATAATAACTGCCAATAACCAACATCAATCCATTCATCAAATTTGTATCCAATTTCTTTGAGTTGTCCAACTTTTTTGAATCCAAATTTTTCGCACATGGCAATACTTGCAGGATTTGGCAAAGAGATTGCAGATATGACACAATGAAAGTTTCGTTCTTTTAATTTCTCAATCATTGCCCCTTTTAATGTTGAGCCGATTCCTTTTCCCAGATGACTTGAATCCAAATAAATGCTTGTTTCTACGGTGTATCTGTATGCTGCTTTTTCCTTCCACTTGTCGGCATATGTATAGCCAACGATTTGTTCCTTCTCTTGATAAACGATCCATGGATAATCCTTTGTGATTTGCCGGATTTGGGCTTCTGTTTCTTTCACTGAAACAGGTTGCTCCCGGAATGTTGCATGAGATTCTTCAACATATTTGTTGTAAATATCACGGATTTGTTTAGCATCATTTAAGACTACATCTCTTATCATTTAAACACCCCCTAAAGTGGTTTTTGGAACAAATGGTTGTTTATACTGTCTAAAGGTTAGGAATAATCAAGCAATTCAAAAACACAATGAAGAAAACAATAGGATCTATATTTACAATCGGTGGTCTGATACCCACAATTTATACAGGAATCAGTTACATAAATAACAGTGAGAGTTTTGGATTTTTAGGCGCCGATGTAGTTGTAAGTAAAGGAGATCCAATTCCAGTTATCATTTCTGTATTTGTTTTGGTGTTAGGAGTTATTCTCATTGGAACGAAAAATTAAATAAAAAAAAGTAAAGTATGTTACGATGGAGCATAACATTTTTAATTGTCGCAATTATCGCAGCTATTTTAGGATTTGGCGGAGTTGCCGGAGCTGCAGCAGGAGTCGCTGAGATACTTTTCTACATATTTTTAGTACTTTTTGTTGTGTCATTAATTTTTGGCAGGAATACCAAAGTTTAACCTGGTCAACTACATCTACTGATAAACAATGACGTCAATTATATTGAGCCATCGGGTAGTGTGACAAAGAATATGTAAACTCAAAATCATTGGTTAAAAAGCCGAAACCAATACAAGAATGTCTTAGAGAATACTTTAGGTATTCCTTTTACCGAGAATAATTCAGTTGAAGTGTTGCTAAATGGTGATGAGATATTTCCCGCCATGCTGAATGCCATTGAGAAAGCTGAAAAACAGATTGATTATTTAATATTCGTTTATTGATCAGGAGATGTGGCTGTTGAATTTGCCAAAGCTCTTTCTAAAAAAGCAGAGGAGGGTTTACAAGATCGTGTTGTTTTAGATAGTTATGGTGCCAGTTTTATGTCTGACGAACTCTCCTCATTGATGAAAAATCATGGCGTTGTATTGAAGTGGTTCCGCCCCCTTGTTCGCTGGAAAATTTGGAAAACAGATAATCGAACTCATCGTAAGGTGTTAATTTGTGATAAGAAAGTGGCATTCACCGGTGGTGTAGGAATTGCAAAAGAGTGGGAAGGGAATGCAAGAGACCCGTCAGAATGGAGAGAAACACATTTCAAGATAATGGGAGAGGGAGTAAGTGGTTTGCAAGCTGCCTTCATGGAAAACTGGATCGAAACAAATGGGTTTCTGCCCATTGATCCTGTATGGGAAGACGATCATATCGATCATCCTGACAATTATGGTAACTCTTTGATCCAGTGTCTGCGAACCTCAGCCTCTGTACGCTGGAGTGATATCATTATGCTTTACCAAACACTGATAAGAATCGCTCAGGAAAATATTTTGAAAAGCTCACAAAAATTGTCAAACAACAGATTTAAATTACCTTTCTATAACTATTCGTTACTGTGAATATCTGCTGAATCAGATTCCTGTATGACCGGTTTAAATGAGCGTTTGCCTTCTCGAAAAACCTGGTAATTATTGAATGACCAGATTATCTGATTTACAGTAATTTTAATGATGGTGGCGATTGGAATGGCAACGAGCATTCCAAGGATTCC from the Balneolaceae bacterium genome contains:
- the mreD gene encoding rod shape-determining protein MreD, translating into MILIGLGIVGIQTVLLRHFEIFGSEADLVLIFILWICAKKPKTNALLFAALLGFLQDALTDLWGIHMFSKTLLVFILHGYLNRISKSGFIFWQVFLLILTSAIIHNLIFYGVSLFSGLYSTTGVLWSFLLVSSVFTATLGSFLYLVRDDL
- the mrdA gene encoding penicillin-binding protein 2 is translated as MHKQADRVRTSGRVLRAVLIISLLILLGRIFQLQIIEYETYTPLSMQNSLRMEVVNPARGLIYDKNGTILVENQPIYSITITPSRFDEQKIPLLAKLLQVEEELVEERITKAQQYSWHRTSRLFTEVSFDTFSAIQENLWRLPGIGHQIESKRHYPTDVKASHVMGYLREATREEYLASDNILLGDKIGKSGLEMIYDNYLRGEAGTEYIRVNAFGQELGSYEEGMLDIPPQKGSDLITSLDAELQLLSEELMVNKRGGIVAIDPQTGGVLSMVSTPQYDLSKLAGRMDSEYWQKINAHPHTPLYNRAISSRQPPGSTFKPFMGLVGMELGLITPQTEIYNPGYYTRGRRYGDLADPGNYNLEKAITYSSNTFFFWMMDRIAGRGMLNSWSELIKDFGIGPKNNIDLPFEVSGIIPDSTYMNERFGDRYWGVGDLMSLGIGQGMVSASPLQMAVAASTIANGGYRVQPHIVSAIKDQNGEFQYTNPVFEKIEWLKPNQLEVVKKGMRGVVSTGGGRYYANLPDIEVAGKTGTSQNPYGEDHGWFIAFAPMDNPQIAVAVLIENAGYGSISAAPIASLIIEKYLTRELNRQRVVDYVMDFKSKDTQTAEAN
- the purH gene encoding bifunctional phosphoribosylaminoimidazolecarboxamide formyltransferase/IMP cyclohydrolase, with protein sequence MSLKPLSSLPQNPLKIKRALLSVSDKTGITELAEILHSAGVEIVSTGGTAKAIRKAEIPVTDVSEITGFAECLDGRVKTLHPKIHGGILARTSYQPDIDEIEELEISPFELVVVNLYPFKDVVKNVDINAATATENIDIGGPTMVRAAAKNFAHVCILTDPSQYIEFQDELHSDNKISYASRLRFARKAFEHTADYDAAISQYFNNLDDQELPEQLNISLPKHAVLRYGENPHQKASVYGKQDQFIDCFHGKELSYNNYLDIDSALRTMGDFKDEDPTVAIFKHTVPCGISTKSNLNEAYKRAFATDTVSPFGGIVITNRPLDMETATSIDSIFTEIILAPEYEDGVIEFLKQKKNRRLIKILNFPDHNNEYSARSIVGGALYQQFDNKIITADDLQVVTDRKPTDKELSDMLFGWKVVKHVKSNAIVYTKDQSTCGIGTGQTSRVESSVIAVRKAMNEDLSLKGSAIASDAFFPFADGVIAAAQSGATAVIQPGGSVRDQEVIEAANKYKMTMVFTGIRHFKH
- a CDS encoding rod shape-determining protein gives rise to the protein MSKTYRKSKPRSKKGQKKNGLFDFLYTDIAIDLGTANTLVYARGQGIVLNEPSIVALNNRNEPVATGHEARLMHEKTHGNIRTVRPLRDGVIADFEVAEQLIRDMIQKVKMKWYSTTRQMVVCVPSGITEVERRAVRDSAEHAGAKEVYLVDEPMAAAIGIGLDVHEPVGNMIVDIGGGTTEIAVIALSGIVHAQSVRLGGDELNDDIVNYFRRNHNLLIGERTSEKIKCEIGSAAPLDEELEMITKGRDLVNGVPRTRQVTSKDVREAISESVNTIVESITKSLEQTPPELSADILDRGIMLTGGGALLKNLDKLIMETTDLPVHIAEDPLTAVVRGTGEILEDLDFYRTVIT
- the purN gene encoding phosphoribosylglycinamide formyltransferase, coding for MKKLVIFASGSGTNMQAIIDKIDSGEIRAKIVGLIVNKSGIKAIERAENFDIPVCVIEDKDDESFTSKLKKQLSDWNPDLIVLAGFLKKIPDSVIKKFQNKIINIHPALLPKFGGKGFYGLNVHKAVLESGDKETGCTVHFVNEEYDKGPIISQKKVPVHANDTPEILAKRVLKAEHKLLPSVIKKLINQS
- a CDS encoding FtsW/RodA/SpoVE family cell cycle protein, producing the protein MFNSKEFSWSVIAIWVGIFSIGLAAIYSATQGPVSQFLPEYIQNNFFKQAIWIGLSIVVLIGIQFVSPRTFQGGAYLFYAFCIFLMIITLFFGVEVSGSRSWLRIGSFNLQVGEITKIATILAAANYLTSRRDISAENLKTALTTVGFFLLPVILLLLQNEAGIAIVYLAILPVVLFWSGLPHGISLLMIAPALIGYFTILDWMWGAIMVGIVTIGIFLLQRRNWLTFTSLAMGILIVIGTEVALEQVLQPHQRARIESFANPTLDPLGAGWNVLQAKTAIGSGGLYGKGFLEGTQTQLRFLPEQWTDFIFCVIGEEFGFIGASIVIVLFSLLLLKMLSMAINHKHPFAQLVIVSVTFLFFAHFIINIGSATALLPIIGIPLPFMSYGGSAFLTNSIMLAICLNLDANKRSFSIYR
- a CDS encoding N-acetyltransferase family protein: MIRDVVLNDAKQIRDIYNKYVEESHATFREQPVSVKETEAQIRQITKDYPWIVYQEKEQIVGYTYADKWKEKAAYRYTVETSIYLDSSHLGKGIGSTLKGAMIEKLKERNFHCVISAISLPNPASIAMCEKFGFKKVGQLKEIGYKFDEWIDVGYWQLLL
- a CDS encoding DUF1328 domain-containing protein; translated protein: MLRWSITFLIVAIIAAILGFGGVAGAAAGVAEILFYIFLVLFVVSLIFGRNTKV
- the mreC gene encoding rod shape-determining protein MreC; translation: MRQLADVKDYIITAVILLLAITLMVNRHEGGLQNLRKASITVLSYLEQPLSNFRIYRQAISTNTYLHRQNILLQDELNRLRSVEEQNRVLRDLLNLREESDLPLIPVRVVAKDLISINSSITVSAGTDEGVKVGMPVINSDGLIGQVIIVSKDYSQVLPYSNSMFRVSAQIEENRAYGIVSWPARSTRELLLRFIPETVQVDTGQTVYTSGYSNQFPSGIPIGRVTKTESGSGIETQTIYLEAFADLSRVAEAFIIEFEPDTTIQNLNEAQEDLF